In Labrus bergylta chromosome 5, fLabBer1.1, whole genome shotgun sequence, the genomic window AGTGTGACTGCAGGGCATAGCAAGGACAGCCTACAGTCCTTTGTCAATTATTCCCTCAGTTTTGCTGAGATCCAGTCTCTCCGAACCTATGAGGCAAGTGGAGGGGTTGTTATGGCAGCCTCATTGGAAGATGACCAGCTGGTTGGCTTTGGCACTCGTGCTAAGAGCACCTGGAAGGAGATTTGGGACAGCAGAGCTGATGGCTATATAGCTgataatataatttttttaaatgaaaatctgcttttaagATTTATCCTTTCAGTCCTACAAGTTTTTAATGATTGGTGTgggctttgttttgtgttacagATCTGCTTTAGTCTGGGGTGCCTCTGTCTGCTTCAGCTGCCTCTCtaagttcattttaaatgttcaccTTTGATCTGTACTTTGTCTTGTTTGAGGCAACTGCAGAAAAAACTCTCACACATGTAGCATGTGGCAAAGTAAGGAGTGTAGCTATCTTTTCTAACTGCCGTTGTACAGCTAGAGCTGAGGGCAAGATATGACTTAccatattttcttgtctttgttttcaaagttgTGACTTCTGCTGTAGATTAATTGTCACCCTGGCATTTACCTGGAAGTCCTACAACACAATTTGCCATGCTTTGCTGGCAATGCAAAACGATGTGGATTGCTTTTATTTAAGCTCGATGCCTTCAACTGTCATAACCATGGgccccactttgggaatcactggtttaagaggatgttaaattaACCTTGTATTTATAACTTTCACTGAATGTTCTGATGCTGCTTTTTATCTTATACCACCCTACTTCCACCCACCATCCATTATAACTTGCTTGTAAATTAaactattttcatgaaaaaattgaaatttattgtcttttttactgCTTGGAATTAAAATAATATAGCTTCTTTTCAACTTAAATGTGCCATTTATATACAAAACCTTCTGTCTCATATGCTTTATGGGGTCTGAATAAAAATGCTAAGATGTACTGCTGCCAGTTCACCAACATGGACATTTTAATGCGGTTTCAAACTTTTACATTACTTTTTAGAAGGTGTGCATGATTTAATCTGTACACAAAACAAGGAAATCAATGACATATTCAGATCTTAGTAAATAGtagtaaattagatttttaaactaaaatgatttatacatgtacTTCAGGTACTTCACTCTCAATAAACAAGGTAACAACAAAGGGAATCTATTAAAGTCAATATTAAACAATGTGTTTCATCACAACACAATAGCCTAAATCACATCTCAGATTTGTCTCAGTGGGGATTTGAAGCAAGCATTCGAACaccttggaaaaaaacaaaaagatactTTAATCCTATTGGCTGATTTTCTGTTACAGCTATTCGCAACTTGCCCTGATGTGCAGGTATGCTTTTTTTGTTCTAAAGATTTGGTAGCCTACATTAGTAATaatttcagcctgtttcataaccagcctgaaagtcctcacaggagctttaggAAAGATTAAGAAGGGATGTAAGAGAGGAGATAAGTCATGGATTAATTtgacactttgaaaaaaaaatcaagattaaTTAATTGGAAAGTTGAATCCCCTTGGATGAATATATAATATTATCACTgtatttaatacaaaataataataatgttgacCATATAAATTGCAAGTATGTCTATGGAAAGAATGAAATAGATCAATAAAGACAGTTTACAGAGATTTCTCTTTAACTTGTATTTAATTAGCACTCTTTCATGAACCTGTCGGACATTTAGTTGAGCAGAAATATGATTTTAGATCTAACTTTTCACTGAGCACACTGTATTATATGTAGATTGCTTTATTCTGCTTGTCTCATCCTTCGCTCTTCCAATTTTAGGCATTGTGACACGATGTCCTCTTGAActaaagatgaagaaaatgaGAGAAGGGGAGCAGTGGGCTGGAGTGATCAGTTACCGTGGCTTTAGGGAAGAGATAGACGACCCTGCAGATGTGGATGAAAAAGTCAGAAAAGGTACAGAATCCAATTTGAGgaccaaaacaataacaaatacTTTTGGAAGTAATAGAAAGTCACCAATCATTGTGTCCTGTCCCTCCAGCTCAGAACCAGATGGCTGGGAAAGGGGCGGGGATCAGTGATGAACTCATCAGCCTGGAAATCGCCTCTCCTGATGTTCCAGATCTGACGCTCATTGATCTGCCTGGCATCACCAGGGTAGCTGTAAAGGGACAATCGACTGACATTGGAGACCAGGTGAGCTTTTTCAGCACTTAGTAAATTGGTCCAGAATGAAATATCTTAACATCTGACGGATTACCATGATCATCCCTTAGTGTTCTTGTGCCATAAACATGCTCCAATTCCGCTTGGATATCTCAGAACTGTTGACTGAATTTCCATGAAATATGCTGATAGCagtctgcagatcaaatgggaGATCACTTTGTACCGATTTgactgtcctgcaggggggaggggggaggagttTCGCTTATTGGGGTGGGAATCACAGTCTAATTCACAATACATTACGATATGCGATACGTGACCTACGATAATAATAATACCACAATAAAGCGATACAGCATGAATTGATTTATTGCGAGACGATATTACGATCACTAATATCCAACAATATCCCTctttcttcatcctcttcttcttttatccctATGTCAACTTCTTCTTCGGCCTATTATCTGTCCTGCCATTAGCGCTACTGTGAGGAGTCATGATGTAGTGAGGCAGTGAGAAAAATTGGCAGTAGAATCTGTTCAGAACgtcaataaaaatattgatactTGAGACCAGCAATTCAATAATCGCATCACATGGTTTAGGATGAGGATATATTGCCGTACATGTATATTGTCCCACCCCTACATGCTAAGCGGGGTGACAACATACTTATACCTTAAAGGAGCTATATGTTACTTTCCAAAATACTGCGTTTTTAGTGACACCGCTGGCCGTTAGAtaaactgcaccagtaacctatTGCTCGCTCACATGCTCGTCATCcatgctcgtacgtacacaaacaagcatcatcatcggccgcgaaaAACAGGATATTTACCTGCATAATGTTTTTATGAGtggaggaggtaagtggtcatacacatgtgaaagtccaagttcaagttcaagttcaagttatcTTCAAGCTCtccttaacaatgcaaaaataaaataaatattatagaAGATAAGAGTAACAACGTACAGTGCAATTAAGAACcagaagtttaaataaaactagAATATAtgtgcaatatatatatatgtatgtatagaatatatatataacaataaaGTAAAGTGTCTCAGACAGTATCTGTGTAGTGTAGTGGCATACAGTGTGCAGTAGTATGCTTGTGTGTgcagaaatatgtgtgtgtgtgtgtgtgtggggggggggggggggtgctgtgGAAAGAAGCTGTTCTTGAGCCTGGTGGTTCAGACCTGGTGATGTGCTGTGCAGTTTTCACGACCCTCTGCAGAGCTTTGCGGTCGCGGTCGTTGCAATTTCCATACCAGGtggtgatgcagtcagtcagGATACTCTCAATGGTGCATCGGTAAAAGTTGCAGAGTATCCTGGAGTCCATACCGAACCTCTTCAGTCTGCGGAGGAAGAAGAGCCATTGTCTCGCTGCCTTAACAACAATGTTGGTGTGGTGTGACCAGGACAGGTCCTCAGTGATGTGTACCCCAAGGAACCTGAAGCTACTGACTCTCTCTACTGCAGCCCCATCTATGTAGATGGGGGCGTGCTCTCCTCCCTGCAGCTTCCTGTAGTCCACTATGAGCTCCTTTGTTTAGCTGACGTTGAGATGGAGGTTGTTGTCATGGCACCATGTTGACAAGGCCCTCACCTCCTGCCTGTAGGCTGTCTCGTCGTTCAGGCCGATGACTGTGGTGTCGTCAGCAAACTTAATTATTGTATTTGAGCTGTGTGTGGCCACGCAGTCGTGCGTGAACAGTAAGtacagcagggggctgagcacgcAGCCCTGCGGTGCTCCAGTACTGAAAgtcagagtggaggaggtgttgttgcccatTCTCACAGCCTGGGGTCTGCCCGTCTGGAAGTCCAGTATCCAGCTGCATAGGGCTGTGTTCAGTCCCAGGTCCATGAGCTTGGTGATAAGGTTAGAGGGCActatggtgttgaatgctgagctataGTCAATGAATAGCATTCTCACATATGTGCTCCTCTGGTCCAGGTGGAAGATGGCAGTGTGGAGGGTGAGGGCGATGGCGTCGTCAGTAGACCTGTTTGGCCTGTAGGCGAACTGTAGGGGGTCCAGGGTGTCAGGCAGAGAAGAGGTGATATGGGTTTTGACTAGCccctcaaagcacttcatgatgACCGATGTGAGAGCTACGGGGCGGTAGTCATTTAAACAgaggttttgttttcttgggTACAGGAACAATGGTGGTTCTTTTGAAACATGTCGGGACTACAGATTGTTGTAGGGATGTGTTGAAAAGGTGTGTGAATACATCCGCCAGCTGGTCCGCACACGCCTTGAGTACTCTGCCCGGGATGCCGTCTGGGCCTGGGGCCTTGTGAGGGTTTACCTTTTTAAAGGATTTGCACACCTCTGTCCGCAATATTTCCAGTGGGCAGGGGTCCTGGTTCATAGGCATCTCCACGGCAGGGGTGTCACGCTCAAAGCGTGCATAAAAAGAATTCAGCTCATGTGGAAGAGTTACAGACACCTCAGCATTGTTGGTTTTTCCCGTGTGGTGCTTGAGGACGGTCGTTTATTTGCAACAGATTCCATATTAGATTCATTCTCCATCATACAAATGACAGTCTCGGCAGACactactgttgatctctgtaagcggagcggagtgaggaggacgtcgAGAACGTGCATATTAcatcacttcctggagctttcgcggaaaaaCGGGAGAAAACCAACCTgagtaaaaaaatgtatacaggcaacacagatagacagtgaacatctactttttcacttCGGTTAACTGGTCGCTTATCAATGGGctataaaaaacaatttatacatgtaaaaagttacataaagGACCTTTAAATTTTCTCTGTTGTCACCTCCTTACATTTACTGGACTATTGATAAAAaggattttctctttttaatccATCCAAAACGTACGTGTACGTGTGGCTGTAGACTTCTACTCTTTACATTATGTCTCTGTAATTGATTTAAACAGAATAAACCTCCACAGTGATTTGATACATGTGCAGTTTATAAGtttaatttaacattaaattatattttcagATCAAGAGGCTGATCCAGAAGTTTATCAACAGACAAGAAACCATCAGCTTGGTGGTTGTTCCGTGTAACGTGGACATAGCGACCACAGAGGCCCTGAAGATGGCCCAGGAGGTGGATCCTGATGGAGGGAGGACTCTGGGTAAAATCAAAGTGATTTAAGAAAAAGGCCACTTGTTCAAGTTACTCTTAGATATTTAaggtctgtttgtctttttttttcttgcttagGTATCTTGACCAAGCCTGATCTGGTGGACAAAGGCACAGAAGGGACGGTGCTGGACGTTGTCCATAACGATGTGATCCCCCTGAAGAAGGGCTACATGATCGTCAAGTGCAGGGGCCAGAAGGAGATCACTGACCAGGTGTCTCTTCCTGAAGcgatagaaagagagaaagcCTTTTTTGAAGATCATCTGCATTTCCAGTTAGTTGATTCTTATTTGGaattattaaaacaatgatttaCATTGTGACTGATTGTGAGGCATGAGCACACTAACGTCTTATTTTTACTGTAGGATTCTCTATAACGAAGGCTATGCCACTGTTCCCAAGCTGGCAGAAAAACTCACCCTTGAGCTGGTGCATCATATCAAGGTAAAGGACTTAAGGTGTTTTCATGTATGCACTGTTGAAAATTTGTTTAAAATTTTAGGGACagcctgaaatcttcctgagttgcctgtacacatatgcacctcacagcaggagaattGCTGAAAATGTGTTGACCGTTTGCAAGCAAAAATCTCATGATACAAAGGTCATGCTCACTCACTGTGAATTTCCCTTTTGGGTTCACACATCACCTCGTCCTCACAGAGAGCATTAGGGGGCTGGTGAAAAAatggtctgtttgtgttcacacgtGCAGCTCACACTGAAtatttctgaacattttcaggagttctgTGTCTTAAATGTTTCTTCTACAGATTGCTTTACCTACTTCAGCGCGTTAAAGGTTTTACCTCTGTGTTATTTGTAGAAATCGCTGCCAAAACTGGAAGAGCAGATAGAGAATAAACTAAAGAAGACTCAGGCAGAGCTGGACAGATACGGCAACGGACCCCCACCTGACGCGAGCGAGAAACTCAGCTTCCTCATCGATGTGAGTTTACGTTTACATAATACATTACACTGCACCTCTAAACTATGAGTGTAACAATGTTGACTTGAGTTTAAGAAAAACTaattttctttatatttcagAGAGTCACTGCGTTCACACAGGATGCTTTCAGCCTGACTTCAGGGGAGGAACTCAAAGGAGGATCCAGGATCAACATATTTTCTACTCTCAGGAAAGAGTTTACAGCCTGGAAAGAGTTGATAGACCGCTCTGGAGTAAACTGTGAGCCTATCATCCACTTGATCAacaatgtctttattttcacTTTGGTTGTCTGATACTAAACTGGAGACTAcatgcaggggcgtgtccagactttttttgacAGGAGTGGCCCACCTAGAGCACTGACTTATGAAggggtggcatgaagtttgaggacacacacaaaaatgtatttcatttatttaccctttctatccCCACTGATGATATGTAAGTAACGCTGCTTTTAATACAATCCAACCACACATTTTAACTAAGAGGCTTGTAGAACAGTTTAATTAAAGTAATAATCTTTTGAGCTGGATTCTGAGCTTTCTAGACGCCCAaatatcgtctatgtgtgggaaacagtcaTTTCTACCTTGCTTTTACTCACCTTGTTTTATTGATCGGTGTTAAAATTCATGTTCTTATCTAGCTTTTACTTTACTTAGGGTATAGTCtcatttttatcttgtttttatttgatgggTTATTTTATCTGTGTTTCTTTACTGACGGGCTTTTCTCTTAAGTACTGAGCATCACTGTTGTcactttatcatgttttgtcctgtgctgtcgttttgtgtgtaaaaagaGGCTGACTCAGGCTGCAAACCAAATCTACCTAtacgggtacaaataaagttaccTTACCCTTACCGTTACGCAATTTGGCAACATATAAATCTTCTTAGCCTGattcttcaaggactcaaaaacaaagctctggaaagtcacaatttaaagtactaaAATTGAACCCAAACTCTTGtttgctgttttcacatatgcactcctgaaaatatctagatcatttcaggaggactgctctggagattctcctcacatatgctcctcacagcaggagactatccctgtgaAATACAACTCGGAAGTagcggacaaagcaacagaatCCGCTaaacgacgctataatgagaatatttgcctttatatcaatgctacatgtagtccaatagaatgacatcatcaacaacagAGCTGATagcaacatactgacgaacagaaaacagaatgcagctgtttaattacgtgcacagtgATCATAGTGGTCACATGCAGACACTATGCAGCAGCAGTAACAGTATacaaacgtcactccccctcctattggtTCAAGGTGAATTATCCAAAGAATATCCTgcggcgttctcacatcagctcactcagacttgctgcGGAATAAATACTatgggtctggcaggagaatctccgggtgaagtccgagtgaaagatttgactgtttgtgttcacgtaTACAGATACTCTTTGAAATATCTTTTCAAAGTTTTTCAGGATATTTCTGCAAGTTTGAAAGTCCTATAACTTACATTTATTGGCAAGTAAGTCCATTGCAAGTTTGACAGTACTACATTTACTTAAGAAATTTTGGgattggccaatcagatttcaaggagggcccatgccacccctggtcACCCCCTTTAACATGCCCCTGTCTACATGTGAAGTAAACTAATGAGTTTAATGGGTTCTCCacctttttataaaaacaacatattcaTCTACTTAGAAATGATGTTGACCTAAACCAGCTAAGTGTGCATGAGATTACAAAACAGCTGTATTTGTTGATGTTTCACAAATTCATCACTCTTGCAGTCAACTGGACCATTGAGAGAGAGGTGGCTCAGTATGAAGGAAAGTACAGAGGAAGAGAACTGCCGGGTTTCATCAACTACAAGACCTTTGAGGACATGGTCAAAGAGCAGATCAAACTGCTGGAGGGGCCTGCAGTCCAGAAACTCAAAGAAGTGTCAGGCATGTGTTATCATGATGCATTAATAGTAAAAGGCCAGATCGGAATATGTGATGTATCTttcaaatgtgtctgttttgtgttttctttctcagaaATTGTGAAGAAAGATCTGCATAAGGTGGCAGAGGACAGCCTTGTCGGATTTTCTAACCTCACCAATATAGCCAAGGTCTAATTTTCAACATCCATTTCTACTTATGGCATGAATGTCACTAAACACAATTGAATGATTTTGATTAATCTTTCCCTTTAGATGAAGATTGAATCCATCAGACAGGAGAAGGAGGTTGAAGCCGAGGCCATGCTGAGGACTCAGTTTAAAATGGAGGCAATCGTTTACACTCAGGACACCACATACAGCAAGAAGCtcgggaagaggaagagggaggaagagcaggCCAACGCATctcctttaagtgttttaaaaagcacaaGCACAGGGGGCGGAGCCACCCTGAAAGAGATGATCAGACATCTTAAATCCTACTATCAAGTGAGTGTCATGTACATTTATAGTAGactttaaaatgcattaaacacattttagataTGAATAAAGGTATATGGCTGGGATTTTGGCTCTTTCTATTTAACTAGAAAACcttgcacgcacgcacacacacacacacacacacacacacacacacacacacactattattCAAGTGAAATGCTTAAATGATGTGAGATCAGGGGTTACAGAATTGAGGGTCTTGCCACAGACTTTTTAAAGTCCAGTACAGCAGTATCAGCAAAGACTTTTCATGCAACATATTTATACAAAATGTCAGTTTTGAACACAATGAGttcaaggaagaatgtgcaagaTTTTACACATACAGATATTTCTGTGACACAACATGATTACAAACAGGAGCTGTGTAACATCTCAAACCTATCTCCTCAAATGTACAGATTGCCGGCCAACGTCTGGCTGATCAGATCCCCCTGGTGATCCGCTACCAGATGCTGCAGCAGACTGCCATCCAGCTGCAGAGGGAGATGCTGCAGATGCTTCAGGACAGGGAGATAACGGAGACCATGCTTCAAGAAGACCCGcacataaaaagaaagagaatcg contains:
- the LOC109983395 gene encoding interferon-induced GTP-binding protein Mx isoform X1, with the protein product MNTLNQQYEEKVRPCIDLIDSLRSLGVEKDLALPAIAVIGDQSSGKSSVLEALSGVALPRGSGIVTRCPLELKMKKMREGEQWAGVISYRGFREEIDDPADVDEKVRKAQNQMAGKGAGISDELISLEIASPDVPDLTLIDLPGITRVAVKGQSTDIGDQIKRLIQKFINRQETISLVVVPCNVDIATTEALKMAQEVDPDGGRTLGILTKPDLVDKGTEGTVLDVVHNDVIPLKKGYMIVKCRGQKEITDQVSLPEAIEREKAFFEDHLHFQILYNEGYATVPKLAEKLTLELVHHIKKSLPKLEEQIENKLKKTQAELDRYGNGPPPDASEKLSFLIDRVTAFTQDAFSLTSGEELKGGSRINIFSTLRKEFTAWKELIDRSGVNFNWTIEREVAQYEGKYRGRELPGFINYKTFEDMVKEQIKLLEGPAVQKLKEVSGMCYHDALIVKGQIGICDVSFKCVCFVFSFSEIVKKDLHKVAEDSLVGFSNLTNIAKMKIESIRQEKEVEAEAMLRTQFKMEAIVYTQDTTYSKKLGKRKREEEQANASPLSVLKSTSTGGGATLKEMIRHLKSYYQIAGQRLADQIPLVIRYQMLQQTAIQLQREMLQMLQDREITETMLQEDPHIKRKRIDLQNRFKRLSKARVLLTNFSMNIYNFKAKAVKQQDSAMNGSPVVPLILHLQSGAEKQGVGPVKDRKSSKRQPNVRSEIKMVF
- the LOC109983395 gene encoding interferon-induced GTP-binding protein Mx isoform X2 is translated as MNTLNQQYEEKVRPCIDLIDSLRSLGVEKDLALPAIAVIGDQSSGKSSVLEALSGVALPRGSGIVTRCPLELKMKKMREGEQWAGVISYRGFREEIDDPADVDEKVRKAQNQMAGKGAGISDELISLEIASPDVPDLTLIDLPGITRVAVKGQSTDIGDQIKRLIQKFINRQETISLVVVPCNVDIATTEALKMAQEVDPDGGRTLGILTKPDLVDKGTEGTVLDVVHNDVIPLKKGYMIVKCRGQKEITDQVSLPEAIEREKAFFEDHLHFQILYNEGYATVPKLAEKLTLELVHHIKKSLPKLEEQIENKLKKTQAELDRYGNGPPPDASEKLSFLIDRVTAFTQDAFSLTSGEELKGGSRINIFSTLRKEFTAWKELIDRSGVNFNWTIEREVAQYEGKYRGRELPGFINYKTFEDMVKEQIKLLEGPAVQKLKEVSEIVKKDLHKVAEDSLVGFSNLTNIAKMKIESIRQEKEVEAEAMLRTQFKMEAIVYTQDTTYSKKLGKRKREEEQANASPLSVLKSTSTGGGATLKEMIRHLKSYYQIAGQRLADQIPLVIRYQMLQQTAIQLQREMLQMLQDREITETMLQEDPHIKRKRIDLQNRFKRLSKARVLLTNFSMNIYNFKAKAVKQQDSAMNGSPVVPLILHLQSGAEKQGVGPVKDRKSSKRQPNVRSEIKMVF